One window of the Phalacrocorax aristotelis chromosome 19, bGulAri2.1, whole genome shotgun sequence genome contains the following:
- the PIK3CD gene encoding phosphatidylinositol 4,5-bisphosphate 3-kinase catalytic subunit delta isoform, translated as MPPGIYCPMEFWSKGENQNIQVDFLLPTGIYLNLSVSCNASLGTIKQVVWRHAQYEPLYHMLSDPEAYVFTCINQTAEQQELEDEQRRLCDIQPFLPVLRLVAREGDRVKKVINSQISLLIGKGLHEFDSVQDPEVNDFRTKMCQFCEERAAKRQQLSWAAWMEYNFPLQLEPMAKGLGTGPLHIPTKNIFVNVKFQSGGESFTFQISPKEFPITLMSYAIKKQATVFRHETVENPEDYTLQVNGKYEYLYGNYPLYQFQYIRSCLHQGLTPHLTMVHSSTIIAMRDEQTNCITSPPKMAAKPPPLPKKKPNYSSLWSLEQPFYIELVQGSKVNADERMKLVVQAGLFHGNEMLCKTVSSSEVNVCSEPVWKQRLDFDINICDLPRMARLCFALYAVIEKAKKARSTKKKSKKADCPIAWVNVMLFDYKDQLKTGECCLHMWSSFPDEKGELLNPMGTVQCNPNTESAAALVICFPSVASHPVYYPSFEQLLELGRNGEQPRAVPEDPEEKLQLKEILERRSHTELYEHEKDLVWKMRYDIRDQYPQALAKLLIITKWNKHEDVAQMISLLQTWPELPVLNALELLDFSFPDRYVGSFAINSLKKLTDHELFQYLLQLVQVLKYESYLDCELTKFLLDRALSNRKIGHFLFWHLRSEMHVPAVALRFGLILEAYCRGSTHHMKVLMKQGEALNKMKALNDFVKVSSQKATKPQTKEMMHMCMKQETYLEALSHLQSPLNPNIILAEVCVDQCTFMDSKMKPLWIVFNNEERGGSGVGIIFKNGDDLRQDMLTLQMIQLMDILWKQEGLDLRMTPYGCLSTGDKTGLIEVVMHSDTIANIQLNKSNMVATAAFNKDALLNWLKSKNPGDALEQAIEEFTLSCAGYCVATYVLGIGDRHSDNIMIRETGQLFHIDFGHFLGNFKTKFGINRERVPFILTYDFVHVIQQGKTNNNEKFERFRGYCEKAYMILRRHGLLFLHLFALMKAAGLPELSCSKDIQYLKDSLALGKTDEEALKHFRLKFNEALRESWKTKVNWLAHNVSKDNRQ; from the exons ATGCCCCCAGGCATTTACTGCCCTATGGAATTCTGGTCCAAGggggaaaaccaaaacatccAGGTGGACTTTCTGCTGCCCACAGGCATATACTTAAACCTCTCTGTGTCCTGCAATGCCAGCTTGGGCACCATCAAGCAG GTGGTGTGGAGGCACGCTCAGTATGAGCCGCTCTACCATATGCTCAGTGATCCCGAGGCCTATGTCTTCACGTGCATCAACCAGACAGCAGAACAGCAAGAGCTGGAGGACGAGCAACGGCGGCTTTGTGACATCCAGCCCTTCCTACCGGTACTGCGGCTCGTGGCTCGAGAAGGCGACAGGGTCAAGAAGGTTATTAACTCCCAGATCAGCCTGCTCATTGGAAAAG GTTTGCACGAGTTCGACTCTGTCCAGGATCCAGAGGTGAACGATTTCCGCACCAAAATGTGCCAGTTCTGTGAGGAGAGAGCAGCAAAGcggcagcagctcagctgggcaGCTTGGATGGAGTACAACTTTCCCTTGCAGCTGGAGCCCATGGCCAAAGGCCTTGGGACTGGCCCTCTACATATCCCCACCAAGAACATTTTTGTCAACGTGAAGTTTCAGTCTGGCGGG GAGAGCTTCACTTTCCAGATCTCCCCAAAGGAGTTCCCCATCACATTAATGAGCTATGCTATCAAGAAGCAGGCTACTGTCTTCCGCCACGAGACAGTGGAGAACCCAGAGGACTACACCCTGCAGGTGAACGGGAAGTATGAATACCTCTATGGGAACTACCCTCTGTACCAGTTCCAG TATATTCGGAGCTGCCTGCACCAAGGCCTAACGCCCCACCTGACCATGGTACACTCCTCCACCATCATTGCTATGAGAGATGAGCAAACCAACTGTATTACCAGCCCCCCAAAGATGGCTGCCAAGCCTCCCCCGCTCCctaagaaaaag cCAAACTACAGCTCTCTCTGGTCCTTAGAGCAGCCTTTCTACATTGAGCTGGTGCAAGGCAGCAAGGTCAACGCAGATGAGAGAATGAAG cTGGTGGTGCAAGCAGGTCTCTTCCATGGCAACGAGATGCTGTGCAAGACAGTGTCAAGCTCTGAAGTGAATGTATGCTCAGAGCCAGTGTGGAAGCAGAGGCTGGATTTTGATATTAACATCTGCGATCTTCCCCGTATGGCGCGGCTCTGCTTTGCCCTCTATGCTGTCATCgagaaggcaaagaaggcacGTTCCACCAAGAAGAAGTCCAAGAAAGCT GACTGCCCGATTGCCTGGGTGAACGTCATGCTCTTTGACTATAAGGACCAGCTGAAAACAGGGGAGTGCTGCTTGCACATGTGGTCCTCCTTTCCAG atgaGAAAGGGGAACTTCTGAACCCGATGGGCACGGTACAATGCAACCCCAACACAGAGAGTGCAGCAGCCTTGGTCATCTGCTTCCCCAGCGTTGCATCGCATCCTGTGTATTACCCGTCGTTTGAGCAG ctgctggagctggggaggaaTGGAGAGCAACCCCGTGCTGTACCAGAAGATCCTGAGGAG AAGCTGCAACTGAAGGAGATACTGGAGCGGAGGAGCCACACTGAACTCTATGAACATGAGAAGGACCTGGTGTGGAAGATGAGATACGATATCCGTGACCAGTACCCACAAGCTTTGGCAAAGCTGCTTATCATCACCAAATGGAACAAGCATGAAGACGTTGCCCAG ATGATTTCCCTGCTTCAGACCTGGCCAGAGCTGCCTGTCCTGAATGCCTTGGAGCTGCTGGATTTTAGCTTTCCTGACCGTTACGTTGGTTCCTTTGCTATCAACTCATTAAAGAAGCTGAC AGATCATGAATTGTTCCAATACCTGCTACAGCTTGTCCAGGTGCTTAAGTACGAATCCTACTTAGACTGTGAATTAACCAAGTTCCTGCTGGACAGGGCGTTATCCAACCGCAAGATCGGCCACTTCCTCTTCTGGCATCTGAG GTCAGAAATGCATGTTCCTGCAGTTGCCTTGAGGTTTGGGCTCATCCTGGAAGCGTACTGCAGAGGCAGCACCCACCACATGAAAGTTTTGATGAAACAG GGAGAAGCACTCAACAAGATGAAAGCTCTGAATGACTTTGTTAAAGTGAGTTCTCAGAAGGCCACCAAGCCTCAAACCAAGGAGATGATGCATATGTGCATGAAGCAGGAAACATATCTCGAAGCACTTTCCCACCTCCAGTCCCCCCTGAACCCCAACATTATCCTCGCTGAAGTTTG cGTGGATCAGTGCACCTTTATGGACTCCAAAATGAAACCTTTATGGATTGTGTTTAATAATGAAGAGAGAGGCGGAAGTGGAGTgggtattatttttaaaaatggagacG ATCTTCGTCAGGACATGCTGACGCTGCAGATGATCCAGCTGATGGACATCCTGTGGAAGCAGGAGGGCCTGGACCTGAG GATGACCCCTTATGGCTGCCTCTCCACAGGAGACAAGACGGGACTGATAGAAGTAGTCATGCATTCAGACACCATTGCCAACATCCAGCTGAACAAGAGCAACATGGTGGCCACTGCAGCCTTCAACAAGGATGCACTGCTGAACTGGCTGAAATCCAAGAACCCAGG TGACGCATTAGAACAAGCTATAGAGGAGTTCACTCTTTCCTGTGCTGGGTACTGCGTGGCAACGTACGTGCTGGGGATAGGCGACCGGCACAGTGATAACATCATGATCCGGGAAACTGGACAG cttttccataTTGATTTTGGTCACTTTTTGGGGAACTTCAAGACTAAATTTGGTATTAATAGAGAACGAGTTCCTTTCATCTTAACTTACGACTTTGTGCATGTCATCCAACAAGGGAAAACTAACAACAACGAGAAGTTTGAAAG ATT